A DNA window from Pseudomonadota bacterium contains the following coding sequences:
- a CDS encoding YdcH family protein yields MSHNHAIQTDNNDDYTYRRLMQEHRNLDEKIEYMRHIPSTDTSELKHLKIMKLRLADQMEHRLKELEN; encoded by the coding sequence ATGAGTCATAACCATGCAATTCAAACAGATAACAATGATGACTACACATACCGACGTCTGATGCAGGAGCATCGTAATCTGGATGAGAAAATTGAGTACATGAGGCATATTCCATCGACGGATACGAGTGAGCTAAAGCATCTTAAAATTATGAAGCTAAGGCTGGCAGACCAGATGGAACATCGACTTAAAGAGCTAGAAAACTAA
- the murA gene encoding UDP-N-acetylglucosamine 1-carboxyvinyltransferase has product MSERTLTITGGQPIKGELTCFGAKNFATKAMVATTLGDSPSTLTNVPPIGDVDITRALLVGAGVNCSEHAETMTFDPSGMTSSTLTMPDSRNNRIPILLLPTLLHRFGEAHIPALGGCKIGNRNVDYHLESARKFGAKVWQDEEGYHAKADGRLKGAHIKLPYPSVGATETTLFLSVLAEGTSVISNAAIEPEIVELVTMLRAMGAIIFMEEGREIRVEGVEKLSGTHMPILGDRIEVGSWAALACAADGEITVHGIRANTMSNFLSYFRQVGGGFDLIGPDSIRFYRERPLTSITLETDVFPGFSTDWQQPFAVMLTQAEGISVIHETVYESRFGYTEALKGLGADVQLTTHCLGKPCRFENHDYPHSALIKGKVNLKATSDLLEIPDLRAGLAYVIAAAVAEGDTTLTNIDMLERGYGPVRERLEAIGVKAVESTQMKKSA; this is encoded by the coding sequence ATGTCAGAGCGTACGTTAACCATTACGGGTGGTCAGCCAATTAAAGGTGAGCTGACATGTTTTGGTGCCAAGAACTTTGCAACAAAAGCAATGGTTGCAACAACGCTTGGTGATTCTCCAAGCACGCTCACAAATGTGCCGCCAATTGGTGATGTAGATATTACGCGCGCACTTCTTGTTGGGGCAGGGGTCAACTGCTCTGAACACGCAGAAACAATGACATTTGATCCATCAGGCATGACGTCTTCTACGCTGACAATGCCGGATTCTCGTAACAACCGTATTCCAATCCTTCTCTTGCCAACGCTACTGCACCGTTTTGGTGAAGCACATATTCCAGCACTAGGTGGCTGTAAAATTGGTAACCGTAATGTGGATTATCACCTAGAATCAGCACGTAAGTTTGGTGCTAAAGTGTGGCAGGATGAAGAAGGCTACCACGCAAAAGCAGATGGCCGCCTAAAGGGAGCTCATATTAAACTGCCTTACCCAAGTGTTGGGGCGACTGAAACAACGCTTTTCCTAAGTGTACTTGCTGAAGGGACAAGTGTGATCTCTAACGCAGCAATTGAGCCAGAGATTGTAGAACTTGTGACAATGCTTCGTGCAATGGGTGCGATTATCTTCATGGAAGAAGGCCGTGAAATTCGGGTGGAAGGTGTAGAGAAGCTTTCTGGCACGCATATGCCAATTTTAGGTGACCGTATTGAGGTCGGCTCATGGGCAGCGCTTGCTTGTGCGGCTGATGGTGAGATTACCGTACATGGTATTCGTGCCAACACAATGAGCAACTTCTTGTCTTACTTTAGACAAGTAGGTGGTGGTTTTGATCTGATTGGCCCAGATTCAATTCGTTTTTACAGAGAGCGCCCGCTTACATCTATTACGCTTGAAACAGATGTGTTCCCTGGATTCTCAACTGACTGGCAGCAGCCATTTGCTGTCATGCTGACACAAGCTGAAGGGATTAGCGTGATTCATGAAACGGTTTATGAGAGCCGCTTTGGTTATACTGAAGCTCTCAAAGGGCTTGGTGCCGATGTGCAGCTGACAACACACTGCCTTGGTAAGCCTTGCCGTTTTGAAAATCATGATTACCCGCACAGCGCCCTGATTAAAGGTAAGGTCAACCTAAAAGCAACATCTGACCTTCTGGAAATTCCAGATTTGCGTGCTGGTCTTGCATATGTCATTGCTGCTGCAGTGGCAGAAGGCGATACAACGCTTACAAACATTGATATGCTAGAGCGCGGTTACGGCCCTGTACGTGAGCGCCTTGAAGCGATTGGTGTAAAAGCTGTTGAATCCACTCAAATGAAAAAGAGTGCGTAA
- a CDS encoding RpiB/LacA/LacB family sugar-phosphate isomerase: MKKKIVLASDHAASDFIQDISAHLKASGYETEVIVGESAFSYSEAADKVVERVLADENVLGVACCGTGVGISMRVNRHKGIRGTLIHDAFTAEMAALHSNANVVCMGSRVITSTKACALLDIVLNTPFEGGRHIPRLEQLDAPTGEK; encoded by the coding sequence TTGAAGAAAAAGATTGTCCTTGCCAGCGACCACGCTGCCTCTGATTTTATTCAGGATATTTCTGCGCACCTAAAAGCTTCTGGTTATGAAACAGAAGTGATTGTAGGGGAGAGCGCATTTAGTTATTCAGAAGCGGCTGATAAGGTAGTTGAGCGTGTTTTAGCAGATGAAAATGTACTCGGTGTGGCATGTTGCGGCACTGGTGTTGGTATTAGCATGCGCGTGAATCGTCATAAAGGCATTCGCGGTACACTGATTCATGATGCCTTTACAGCTGAGATGGCCGCACTTCATAGCAATGCCAATGTGGTGTGCATGGGATCACGTGTCATTACATCTACAAAAGCTTGCGCGCTGTTAGATATTGTTTTAAATACGCCGTTTGAGGGAGGAAGACATATTCCGCGCCTTGAACAACTTGATGCACCAACAGGGGAGAAATAG
- the glyA gene encoding serine hydroxymethyltransferase, translating into MSLYTSPLSKVDPDVFSAIEDEYERQHSQIELIASENMTSLAVMQAQGGVMTNKYAEGYPDKRYYGGCEYVDVAEKLAIERITELFGCKYANVQPHSGSQANQAVFSAVMKPGDCFLGMRLDHGGHLTHGSKVNQSGKWFDAHSYGLGDDELIDYDALEKMALEHKPKVIIAGGSAYSRTIDFKRFREVCDKVGAVLMVDMAHFAGLVAAGEHPSPFPYADVVTSTTHKTLRGPRGGIVLTNDEELAKKINSAVFPGLQGGPLMHVISAKAVAFKEALEPSFKAYGKQVVANAKAMAEVLEKEGLRIVTGGTDTHLILVDLRPMGVTGKAAEAALERAGLTCNKNSIPFDTESPFVTSGIRLGSPAGTTRGFKEKEFEMIGHWIGDVLRGLKQHEDGDKELENRIRFEVKELCDRFPIYGKPLS; encoded by the coding sequence ATGAGTCTATATACAAGCCCACTTAGTAAAGTGGACCCAGATGTCTTTAGCGCAATTGAAGATGAGTATGAGCGCCAACACTCGCAAATCGAGTTGATTGCCTCAGAAAACATGACATCCCTTGCTGTAATGCAGGCACAAGGTGGCGTGATGACGAATAAATACGCCGAAGGCTACCCAGATAAGCGTTACTACGGTGGCTGTGAATATGTGGACGTTGCTGAAAAGCTGGCAATTGAGCGTATTACGGAGCTGTTTGGTTGTAAGTACGCCAATGTGCAACCACACAGCGGCTCTCAAGCCAACCAAGCGGTATTTAGTGCTGTGATGAAACCGGGAGATTGCTTCCTTGGAATGCGTCTGGACCATGGTGGCCACCTGACGCACGGCTCAAAAGTGAACCAGTCGGGTAAATGGTTTGATGCCCATAGCTACGGCCTTGGTGACGATGAGCTTATTGATTACGACGCGCTGGAAAAAATGGCGCTTGAGCACAAGCCAAAAGTGATTATTGCTGGCGGAAGTGCTTATTCTCGTACAATTGACTTTAAGCGCTTCCGTGAAGTGTGTGACAAGGTTGGGGCTGTTCTTATGGTGGATATGGCACACTTTGCTGGCCTTGTTGCTGCAGGTGAGCACCCAAGCCCGTTCCCATACGCAGATGTTGTAACGTCAACAACGCATAAAACATTACGCGGTCCACGTGGCGGTATTGTGCTGACAAATGACGAAGAGCTTGCCAAAAAGATTAACAGTGCAGTATTCCCGGGTCTTCAAGGTGGTCCACTTATGCATGTCATCTCTGCAAAGGCTGTTGCATTTAAAGAGGCGTTGGAGCCTTCATTTAAAGCGTACGGTAAGCAGGTTGTTGCAAATGCAAAGGCCATGGCAGAAGTTCTTGAAAAAGAAGGGCTTCGTATTGTAACTGGCGGTACAGATACGCATCTTATTCTTGTTGATTTACGCCCAATGGGTGTAACAGGGAAGGCGGCTGAAGCGGCGCTTGAGCGTGCAGGCCTGACGTGTAACAAGAACTCAATTCCATTTGATACAGAAAGCCCGTTTGTGACAAGCGGTATTCGTCTTGGCTCTCCAGCCGGCACAACGCGCGGCTTTAAGGAAAAAGAGTTTGAAATGATTGGCCACTGGATTGGTGATGTGCTTAGGGGATTAAAGCAACACGAGGATGGTGATAAAGAGCTTGAAAACCGTATACGTTTTGAGGTAAAAGAGCTTTGTGATAGATTTCCAATTTATGGAAAACCGCTTTCATAA
- the nrdR gene encoding transcriptional regulator NrdR: protein MKCPFCGSEATQVKDSRPSEDGKVIRRRRECNDCNRRFTTFERFEVQQVIVVKRDDRRELFDRDKLVHSLMMALRKRPVDREQVYRLVGEIEQDFIEEGKSEVTSRDIGDAVLPKLKELDFVGFVRYASVYNSFNNEQDFRKIMLNES, encoded by the coding sequence ATGAAGTGCCCATTTTGCGGAAGCGAGGCCACGCAGGTTAAAGATTCTCGCCCTTCTGAAGACGGAAAAGTGATTCGTCGTCGTAGGGAGTGTAATGACTGTAACCGCCGCTTTACGACCTTTGAGCGCTTTGAAGTTCAACAGGTTATTGTGGTGAAGCGTGATGACCGCCGTGAGCTCTTTGATAGAGACAAGCTGGTACATAGCTTGATGATGGCTCTTAGAAAACGCCCTGTAGACCGTGAGCAAGTTTACCGTCTGGTGGGTGAAATTGAGCAGGACTTTATTGAAGAAGGTAAAAGTGAAGTGACATCCCGTGATATTGGGGATGCGGTGCTTCCAAAGCTAAAAGAGTTGGACTTTGTTGGCTTTGTGCGGTATGCCTCTGTGTATAACTCGTTCAATAATGAACAAGATTTTAGAAAGATTATGCTTAATGAGTCATGA
- the nusB gene encoding transcription antitermination factor NusB gives MSHETMDPVLAALEGSVHGETSAKDDQFPPIYTPLTKDTRTEARLCAIQALFQVFLMEKSSAEVLREFVNFRIKKQNADKKLFSVLFEDANANLERYVALLAAHLTEGWSMDRIGNVQKAILVCGLAELSSQVATPVKAILEQYVTIAASYVEEDEHKFIAAVLNTAARKIRPEEFDGEEAKA, from the coding sequence ATGAGTCATGAGACGATGGATCCAGTTCTTGCTGCACTTGAAGGAAGTGTGCATGGCGAGACGTCTGCTAAAGACGATCAGTTTCCACCAATTTACACGCCTTTAACAAAGGATACACGTACTGAAGCACGCCTTTGCGCCATTCAGGCTCTATTCCAAGTGTTCCTAATGGAGAAAAGTAGTGCAGAAGTGCTACGTGAATTTGTGAACTTCCGTATTAAGAAGCAAAATGCTGATAAGAAGCTCTTTAGCGTGCTTTTTGAAGATGCAAACGCCAACCTTGAGCGTTACGTGGCGTTGCTTGCAGCTCACCTAACAGAAGGCTGGAGCATGGACCGTATTGGAAACGTGCAAAAAGCAATTCTTGTGTGTGGTCTTGCAGAACTGTCTTCTCAAGTTGCGACGCCTGTAAAAGCGATTCTTGAGCAGTACGTGACAATTGCTGCGAGCTACGTGGAAGAAGATGAGCATAAGTTTATTGCCGCTGTATTGAACACGGCTGCGCGTAAAATTCGTCCAGAAGAATTTGATGGCGAAGAAGCAAAAGCTTAA
- the bamE gene encoding outer membrane protein assembly factor BamE, which yields MLLKNTSTFAVFLSLILVSGCTTTKHTHGQILTQERISYLKEGVHRKDDVLQLLGSPSTVDPFDKNTWIYTSSARLEGAFKKNQMLDRQTLKLTFTEDGTLKNVVERTLEDTRELTPNSEITETQGQSLGLIEQLSNTVGLGNL from the coding sequence ATGCTCCTCAAAAACACAAGCACTTTTGCAGTTTTTCTCAGCCTGATTCTCGTGTCAGGTTGCACAACAACGAAACATACTCACGGACAAATTCTAACGCAGGAACGCATAAGTTATTTGAAGGAAGGCGTTCATAGAAAAGATGATGTGCTCCAATTACTCGGAAGCCCATCAACCGTTGATCCATTTGACAAGAATACTTGGATCTACACATCGAGCGCAAGATTAGAGGGAGCATTTAAAAAGAACCAAATGCTAGACAGACAAACACTTAAGCTTACATTTACCGAAGACGGTACGCTTAAGAACGTCGTAGAACGTACTTTAGAAGATACACGTGAGCTAACGCCAAACAGTGAAATTACTGAAACTCAAGGTCAATCTCTAGGCCTTATTGAGCAGCTCAGCAATACTGTTGGCCTAGGAAACCTATAA
- a CDS encoding ubiquinol-cytochrome C chaperone family protein, whose translation MVLTYFRRLKVRKYAAEADFVCNGILTLSGKTFPWAYSEEFSDKQRHQARFEAISFVAISFMTAFKEQAGLCQAVHDKLFDRFDMALREQGVGDIAMSHRMKKYAAAFAGRLNRYTELLTAGDIEALTESVTKNAGYEAEKSKEVSETMQAWVKEWSGMTSARDWAAGYIKQEKMAS comes from the coding sequence ATGGTTCTTACCTATTTTAGACGTTTGAAGGTTAGAAAATACGCCGCTGAGGCTGATTTTGTCTGTAATGGTATCTTAACGCTTTCTGGGAAAACTTTCCCTTGGGCGTATAGTGAAGAATTTTCTGATAAACAGCGCCATCAGGCCCGTTTTGAGGCGATTTCCTTTGTTGCGATTAGCTTTATGACTGCTTTTAAAGAGCAAGCAGGCCTCTGCCAAGCTGTGCATGATAAGCTGTTTGACCGCTTTGACATGGCGCTAAGAGAGCAGGGCGTGGGTGATATTGCGATGAGCCACCGTATGAAGAAATATGCTGCTGCATTTGCTGGTCGTTTAAACCGTTATACAGAGCTGTTAACAGCGGGTGATATTGAGGCGCTGACTGAATCTGTAACAAAAAACGCAGGCTATGAGGCGGAGAAGTCAAAAGAAGTTTCTGAAACAATGCAGGCTTGGGTGAAAGAATGGTCAGGAATGACATCTGCACGTGACTGGGCTGCTGGATATATCAAACAGGAAAAAATGGCATCATGA
- a CDS encoding YceD family protein: MKDYRATFSKNPLAFDIDIEGLKSGLYHVEGEADEASIQALNKRIENAMVQGLKADLDMKKSSSHVDVQGTIKLKMKYLCSVTGKPFKRAETVEVKDAMAIDVAAEGEKVDDVLTDTFDVGEFVSQQVLLSIDEFAVHPDVQRSEGNTVYADPLSPEELAEKEGKTNPFQVLEQLKTKNGENS; encoded by the coding sequence ATGAAGGATTACAGAGCAACTTTTTCAAAGAACCCTCTTGCTTTTGATATCGATATTGAAGGTCTTAAAAGTGGTTTGTATCACGTTGAAGGTGAGGCGGATGAGGCTTCTATTCAGGCATTGAACAAACGTATTGAGAATGCCATGGTACAAGGTCTAAAAGCTGACCTTGATATGAAAAAGAGTTCTAGCCATGTTGATGTGCAGGGCACTATTAAGTTGAAGATGAAATATTTGTGCTCAGTAACAGGGAAGCCTTTTAAAAGAGCTGAAACTGTTGAGGTGAAAGATGCCATGGCCATTGATGTAGCTGCTGAAGGTGAAAAAGTCGATGATGTTCTGACTGATACCTTTGATGTGGGTGAGTTTGTAAGCCAGCAAGTACTTTTGAGCATTGATGAGTTTGCAGTGCATCCTGATGTACAACGCAGTGAAGGCAATACCGTTTATGCAGATCCGTTAAGTCCTGAAGAGCTTGCAGAAAAGGAAGGTAAAACGAATCCTTTTCAAGTTTTAGAACAGCTTAAGACGAAAAATGGTGAAAATTCTTAA
- the rpmF gene encoding 50S ribosomal protein L32 — translation MAVPKKKISQSRRGMRRSQDALKGTTYQECPDTGALKRPHHICLETGYYKGKKVIKTKSDVVL, via the coding sequence ATGGCAGTTCCAAAGAAGAAAATTTCGCAATCTCGTCGTGGCATGCGTCGCTCACAGGATGCTTTGAAAGGTACAACTTACCAAGAGTGCCCGGATACTGGTGCCCTTAAGCGTCCTCACCACATTTGCCTTGAGACTGGTTACTACAAAGGTAAAAAAGTGATCAAAACTAAATCAGACGTAGTTCTGTAA
- a CDS encoding beta-ketoacyl-ACP synthase III, whose amino-acid sequence MTESVRIIATGACLPEKTLTNDQIAEFVDTSHQWIVERTGIHSRHLVGENETVKDIAVGAARDVLKNAGLTGADIDAVFVATCAPNNGFPSVASHVQTELGIHGPGMDIAAACGGFIYTAFTAERWALHQKWNKVLVIGAETLSSYINWENRGTCVLFGDGAGAVILERQAGSAKDSRGFIDFHIGGTGTDKELLYGNNVDGAEMNGREVFKHAVREMQNSCDTLLSRNHYDTSEVSFVVAHQANQRIIDAIGKQMSLPTEKMISTIATHANTSAASIPLALHTSNEKGLFKNGDLILSAAFGAGFTWGGALFRW is encoded by the coding sequence ATGACTGAATCTGTAAGAATTATTGCAACAGGCGCATGCCTCCCAGAAAAAACACTAACAAACGATCAGATCGCTGAGTTTGTCGATACGTCGCATCAGTGGATTGTGGAGCGTACGGGTATCCATAGCCGTCATCTAGTCGGTGAGAATGAAACTGTGAAGGATATTGCAGTTGGCGCTGCAAGAGATGTGCTTAAGAATGCAGGCCTTACAGGCGCTGATATTGACGCGGTATTTGTGGCAACATGTGCACCAAACAATGGTTTCCCATCTGTGGCATCTCATGTGCAGACTGAGTTAGGTATCCACGGCCCAGGTATGGATATTGCGGCAGCTTGTGGTGGGTTCATCTACACAGCCTTTACGGCAGAGCGCTGGGCGCTTCATCAGAAGTGGAACAAAGTACTTGTGATTGGTGCAGAAACACTGAGCAGCTACATCAACTGGGAAAACCGCGGTACATGTGTGCTCTTTGGTGATGGGGCCGGTGCTGTGATCCTTGAGCGCCAAGCTGGAAGTGCGAAAGATTCACGCGGTTTTATTGATTTCCATATTGGTGGCACAGGAACAGATAAAGAGCTTCTTTACGGGAATAACGTAGATGGTGCTGAAATGAACGGCCGTGAAGTCTTTAAGCATGCGGTACGTGAAATGCAGAACAGTTGCGATACGCTTTTAAGTCGTAATCACTATGATACAAGTGAGGTGAGTTTTGTTGTCGCGCACCAAGCCAACCAGCGTATTATTGACGCAATTGGTAAGCAAATGAGCCTGCCTACAGAGAAGATGATTTCAACGATTGCAACGCACGCAAATACGTCGGCGGCCTCAATTCCATTGGCTTTACATACGAGCAATGAGAAAGGTCTCTTTAAGAATGGTGACCTTATTTTGAGTGCTGCATTTGGTGCTGGTTTTACGTGGGGTGGGGCGCTTTTCCGCTGGTAA
- a CDS encoding integration host factor subunit alpha: MSQTVTRADLSEAVYQELGLSRKQAAQMVEDVMEEVLTTLEKGETVKLSSFGNFSLRSKNERIGRNPKTGEEVPITARKVVVFKSSHVLKDRVNGTRK; the protein is encoded by the coding sequence ATGTCTCAAACAGTGACTCGTGCGGATCTTTCTGAAGCTGTCTACCAAGAACTTGGCTTGTCTCGTAAGCAAGCAGCTCAAATGGTTGAAGATGTGATGGAAGAGGTACTTACAACTCTTGAAAAAGGGGAGACTGTTAAGCTTTCTTCATTCGGAAACTTCTCACTACGTAGCAAGAACGAGCGTATTGGCCGTAACCCTAAGACTGGTGAGGAAGTTCCGATTACAGCACGTAAAGTTGTTGTGTTTAAGTCTTCTCACGTTCTTAAAGACCGTGTAAACGGAACACGTAAATGA
- a CDS encoding MerR family transcriptional regulator: MIDKTPLNLFGEAADSASSEKSRKAYRTISEAAKELGVATHVLRFWESKFTQIQPMKRGGGRRYYDQDTMAVLFKIKTMLHDEGYTIKGLQTFFEKGGTASVVSEERGARTDMENTLRDVLAELKDMRDALHA; encoded by the coding sequence ATGATTGATAAAACGCCTTTGAACCTTTTCGGAGAGGCTGCTGATTCAGCCTCTTCTGAAAAGTCTCGTAAGGCGTATAGAACAATTAGTGAAGCAGCCAAGGAACTTGGTGTTGCAACACACGTTTTAAGATTCTGGGAATCTAAGTTCACTCAAATTCAGCCTATGAAACGTGGTGGCGGTCGTCGTTACTACGATCAAGACACAATGGCTGTTCTCTTTAAAATTAAAACAATGCTGCATGATGAAGGCTACACAATTAAAGGCCTTCAGACGTTCTTTGAAAAGGGCGGAACGGCATCTGTAGTATCTGAAGAGCGTGGTGCGCGCACAGATATGGAGAACACGCTACGTGATGTGCTGGCTGAGCTAAAGGATATGCGAGACGCACTTCATGCGTAA
- a CDS encoding DUF2155 domain-containing protein gives MEGADPLGALMDDIKAASERSLEPESTYESSVVRPQVTVEEVVEPSTTRAVQKLVPQVKKEMPDFASLPRPHGELMAARVRLIEKVMDTSEPFFLPVGRPVEKHGITFYLRGCKRAYEKTSVGRIMKDRAFLDIVDADGAHFFSGWTYADAPGFHAPEHPNYDISLLSCEVVS, from the coding sequence ATGGAGGGTGCAGACCCTCTTGGTGCCTTGATGGATGACATTAAAGCCGCTTCGGAGCGCTCACTTGAGCCTGAAAGCACATATGAATCGTCAGTGGTTCGCCCACAGGTGACAGTGGAAGAGGTGGTAGAGCCTTCAACAACGCGCGCTGTACAAAAACTTGTGCCACAGGTGAAAAAAGAGATGCCAGACTTTGCATCGCTCCCTCGTCCGCATGGTGAACTCATGGCTGCACGTGTCCGTTTGATTGAGAAGGTTATGGATACCTCTGAGCCTTTCTTTTTGCCGGTAGGTCGACCTGTTGAAAAGCATGGCATCACATTTTACCTGCGCGGTTGTAAGCGCGCGTACGAGAAAACATCTGTTGGTCGTATTATGAAGGACCGCGCTTTCCTTGATATTGTTGACGCAGATGGCGCGCATTTCTTTAGTGGATGGACTTATGCAGATGCACCGGGCTTCCATGCGCCTGAGCATCCAAACTACGATATTAGCCTCCTGTCTTGTGAGGTGGTTTCATGA
- a CDS encoding phosphoribosyltransferase family protein — protein sequence MMTSLYSASAIDERVKDIAEDINKEFAGQDSIHAVVTLNGAFVFAADLIRHLKVPLVMHFAGATSYFGTNQKDLRINADALPPSFGGKPVLLIEDIVDSGNTIAMLRQIMADRSAGTIRVATLLKRQGSSGVADFYGFTVPEGLFVIGYGMDIDGRYRELPEIQTLGTATSSGAC from the coding sequence ATGATGACCAGCCTTTACAGTGCAAGCGCAATTGATGAACGCGTGAAGGACATTGCAGAAGACATTAACAAAGAATTTGCAGGCCAAGACAGCATTCATGCAGTGGTAACACTAAACGGTGCTTTTGTATTTGCAGCTGACCTCATCAGACACCTTAAAGTTCCTCTTGTGATGCACTTCGCTGGTGCAACAAGCTACTTCGGCACAAACCAAAAAGACCTCCGTATTAACGCAGACGCACTTCCACCTTCTTTTGGTGGTAAGCCTGTTCTTCTTATTGAAGATATCGTAGATAGTGGTAACACAATCGCCATGCTTCGCCAGATTATGGCTGACCGTAGCGCTGGTACCATCCGCGTTGCGACACTGCTGAAGCGTCAAGGCAGCAGCGGCGTTGCTGACTTCTACGGCTTTACAGTTCCAGAAGGTCTATTTGTGATTGGTTACGGTATGGATATTGATGGCCGTTACCGTGAACTTCCAGAGATTCAGACTCTTGGTACAGCAACATCTTCTGGCGCTTGCTAA
- the accC gene encoding acetyl-CoA carboxylase biotin carboxylase subunit: protein MFKKVLIANRGEIAVRVHRSCREMGISTVAVHSEADADALHVKMANETVCIGPAPATDSYLNMTAILSAAEVTDAEAIHPGYGFLSENSKFAEMCEDLGFAFIGPKAEHIDLMGDKTSAIAYAKELGLPTVPGSDGVLRDEKHAEETAERIGYPVLIKASSGGGGRGMKVIHEKSELVNNYNMAMTEAKAAFGDDRVYMEKYLITPRHIEVQVMCDKHGGVWVLGERDCSMQRRYQKVIEETPSPALTDVQRKKLFELCEDVCRKMKYVGAGTFEFLYENGEFYFIEMNTRLQVEHPVTEMVTGLDLVSWQIKVAAGEKLPQVDGGYSPRGHSIECRINAEHSETFRPSPGKVTEYFTPGGPNVRVDSSLYADCVVQPYYDSMVAKLIVHGKDRTDAVARMKRSLEEFIVGGIDTNLDLHKRLIANNAFLSGDYNIHSLQKMIDGE, encoded by the coding sequence ATGTTTAAAAAAGTCTTAATTGCTAACCGCGGTGAAATTGCAGTCCGCGTTCATAGATCATGCCGTGAAATGGGCATCTCAACAGTTGCCGTACATAGTGAAGCTGACGCTGATGCTCTTCACGTTAAGATGGCGAATGAAACTGTTTGTATTGGCCCAGCACCAGCAACAGACTCATACCTCAACATGACAGCCATTCTCTCTGCTGCAGAGGTGACAGATGCAGAAGCTATTCACCCTGGTTACGGGTTCCTTTCAGAAAACTCTAAGTTTGCAGAAATGTGTGAAGACCTAGGCTTTGCCTTTATTGGCCCTAAAGCTGAGCATATCGATCTAATGGGTGATAAAACAAGTGCCATTGCTTACGCTAAGGAACTTGGCCTTCCAACAGTACCAGGCTCTGATGGCGTTCTACGTGATGAAAAGCACGCTGAAGAAACAGCTGAGCGTATTGGCTACCCAGTTCTTATTAAAGCCTCATCTGGTGGCGGTGGCCGTGGTATGAAAGTGATCCACGAAAAGAGCGAACTGGTAAACAACTACAACATGGCCATGACCGAAGCAAAGGCTGCTTTTGGTGATGACCGTGTGTATATGGAAAAATACCTCATTACCCCTCGTCACATTGAAGTACAAGTTATGTGCGACAAACACGGCGGTGTTTGGGTGCTCGGCGAGCGTGACTGCTCTATGCAGCGTCGCTACCAAAAAGTTATTGAAGAAACACCTAGCCCTGCCCTAACAGACGTACAGCGCAAAAAGCTATTTGAACTCTGTGAAGACGTATGCCGTAAAATGAAATACGTTGGCGCAGGTACATTTGAGTTCCTATACGAAAATGGTGAGTTCTACTTTATTGAAATGAATACAAGACTACAAGTAGAGCACCCAGTAACTGAAATGGTAACAGGCCTTGACCTTGTGAGCTGGCAAATTAAAGTTGCTGCCGGTGAAAAGCTTCCTCAAGTAGATGGTGGTTACAGCCCACGCGGACACAGCATTGAGTGCCGCATTAACGCAGAACACTCTGAAACATTCCGCCCTAGCCCAGGTAAAGTGACAGAATACTTTACACCTGGTGGCCCAAATGTACGTGTAGATAGCAGCCTGTATGCTGACTGCGTGGTTCAACCTTACTATGACTCAATGGTTGCAAAGCTAATTGTGCATGGAAAAGATAGAACAGACGCCGTGGCACGCATGAAAAGATCACTCGAAGAATTCATCGTTGGCGGGATTGACACAAACCTTGACCTACATAAGCGATTGATTGCAAATAATGCTTTCTTGTCAGGTGATTATAATATACATTCATTACAGAAAATGATCGATGGAGAATAA